One Eublepharis macularius isolate TG4126 chromosome 6, MPM_Emac_v1.0, whole genome shotgun sequence DNA segment encodes these proteins:
- the NCEH1 gene encoding neutral cholesterol ester hydrolase 1 isoform X2 — protein MAESLDAVVISIEYRLVPDFHFPVQFNDVLRATRYFMRPEVLAQYSVDPSRIAISGDSAGGNLAAAVCQEMSQDQNETNRFKLQALVYPVLQAFDFNTPSYQQNEVTPVLPRFVMVKFWIDYFNGNYEFAPSMVVNNHTSLDVSQTNSFRDHVDWTSLVSARFRKNYKPVMPSTGKVEILQDIPSLLDVHAAPLLAKKEVLRFQPKTYILTCEIDVLRDDGIMYAKRLEEAGVEVTVDHFEDCFHGCMIFTIWPTNFSAGIRTRDSYIKWLSENL, from the exons ATGGCTGAATCTCTGGATGCTGTTGTCATCTCTATTGA GTACCGACTCGTGCCCGACTTCCATTTCCCGGTGCAGTTCAATGATGTTCTCCGCGCCACAAGATACTTCATGCGCCCTGAAGTCCTGGCTCAATATTCAGTGGACCCCAGCAGAATCGCCATCTCTGGCGACAGTGCAGGAGGAAACCTAGCGGCAGCTGTGTGCCAAGAG ATGAGTCAAGATCAGAATGAAACCAACAGATTTAAATTGCAGGCTTTAGTCTACCCAGTCCTTCAAGCATTTGATTTTAATACTCCTTCCTATCAGCAGAATGAGGTCACCCCTGTCCTGCCACGATTTGTCATGGTGAAGTTCTGGATAGACTATTTCAATGGGAACTATGAGTTTGCCCCGTCCATGGTGGTTAACAATCACACTTCCCTGGACGTGAGCCAGACCAACTCTTTCAGGGACCATGTGGATTGGACTTCCCTAGTCTCTGCTCGTTTCAGAAAGAACTACAAACCTGTAATGCCATCAACGGGGAAGGTGGAAATCCTGCAGGATATACCTTCATTGCTCGACGTTCATGCTGCTCCGTTGCTAGCCAAGAAAGAGGTTCTCCGGTTCCAGCCAAAGACTTACATCCTTACTTGTGAGATTGACGTTTTGAGAGATGATGGGATAATGTATGCCAAGCGGCTGGAGGAAGCTGGGGTGGAGGTAACTGTGGACCACTTTGAAGACTGTTTTCACGGCTGCATGATCTTCACCATTTGGCCAACCAATTTTTCAGCAGGAATTCGCACTAGGGACAGCTATATCAAATGGCTCAGTGAAAATCTGTGA